One genomic window of Cricetulus griseus strain 17A/GY chromosome 3, alternate assembly CriGri-PICRH-1.0, whole genome shotgun sequence includes the following:
- the LOC100760733 gene encoding olfactory receptor 51A4, whose protein sequence is MSILNISINEISTFYLVGFPDMESAHIWISIPICLLYTVAILGNCTILFFIKSEPSLHEPMYYFLSMLALSDLGLSISSLPTMLKVFLFNSPEISPNVCFAQQFFIHEFSAMESSVLLIMSFDRFIAICNPLRYSSILTSARVLQIGLAFALKNVLLILPFPVTLKHLRYCKKNLLSHSYCLHQDVMKLACSDNKVNVIYGLFVALSGILDITFIFLSYALILRAVLGIASQKERLKVLSTCVSHICAVLIFYVPVISLSVIYRFAKRSSPITKILMADIFLLVPPVMNPIIYCVKSQQIRNVILEKLCQKQN, encoded by the coding sequence ATGTCCATTCTCAACATCTCCATTAATGAAATTTCTACTTTCTATTTGGTTGGGTTCCCAGATATGGAATCTGCACACATCTGGATCTCCATCCCCATATGTCTCCTGTACACTGTTGCCATCCTGGGCAACTGCACTATCCTCTTTTTTATAAAATCAGAGCCTTCTCTGCATGAACCCATGTATTATTTCCTTTCCATGTTGGCTCTCTCAGACCTAGGACTatccatttcctctctccctaCCATGCTCAAGGTTTTCTTGTTCAATTCTCCAGAAATTTCTCCTAATGTGTGTTTTGCCCAGCAGTTTTTTATTCATGAATTCTCAGCTATGGAGTCATCTGTACTTCTCATTATGTCCTTTGACCGTTTTATTGCCATCTGTAACCCTCTGAGATACTCTTCCATCCTTACCAGTGCCAGGGTTCTTCAAATTGGGCTTGCTTTTGCTCTCAAGAATGTTTTGTTGATTCTGCCTTTCCCTGTAACTCTAAAGCATCTAAGATACTGCAAGAAGAATCTGTTGTCACATTCCTACTGCCTCCACCAGGATGTCATGAAGCTGGCCTGCTCAGACAACAAGGTCAATGTCATCTATGGTTTATTTGTGGCTCTCTCAGGCATCCTGGacataacatttattttcttgtccTATGCACTGATCCTGAGAGCAGTGTTGGGCATTGCATCCCAAAAGGAAAGACTCAAGGTCCTCAGTACTTGTGTCTCCCACATCTGTGCTGTGCTCATCTTCTATGTCCCTGTCATCTCCCTCTCTGTTATCTACCGGTTTGCCAAACGCAGTTCTCCTATAACTAAGATCCTCATGGCTGACATTTTCCTGCTTGTTCCTCCAGTGATGAATCCTATCATATACTGTGTGAAGAGCCAGCAGATAAGAAATGTAATTCTAGAGAaactgtgtcaaaaacaaaattga